In Acanthopagrus latus isolate v.2019 chromosome 17, fAcaLat1.1, whole genome shotgun sequence, the following are encoded in one genomic region:
- the LOC119005382 gene encoding C-type lectin lectoxin-Thr1-like, with product MGISGGWYDAPCQLIRTFICYNATNQNEKTYVFISASKTWAYAQAYCREHYTDLATIENTEEKNRAYSVKPVYVESWIGLYRVPWTWSDKTQSSFRFWKSGSPNNYGGNQFCMAENPEHEWDDDDCLSKFPFICHQVSRVKTTVQMMIHTDADLSDPATNTEILQQLGAELTSQGWTDFNLQWKIQPRKQEEEKLGEY from the exons ATGGGCATTTCTGGAGGATGGTATGATGCGCCCTGTCAATTAATCAGGACTTTCATTTGTTACAATG CTACAAACCAAAATGAGAAAACCTACGTGTTCATCTCAGCTTCAAAAACATGGGCTTATGCTCAAGCATACTGCAGAGAACACTACACAGACCTGGCGACGATCgagaacacagaagaaaagaatCGCGCATATTCTGTAAAACCAGTTTATGTTGAAAGTTGGATTGGTCTGTACAGAGTGCCGTGGACTTGGTCCGACAAGACCCAGAGCTCTTTTAGATTTTGGAAAAGTGGCAGCCCAAATAACTACGGTGGGAATCAATTCTGTATGGCTGAGAATCCTGAACATGAGTGGGATGACGACGACTGTCTGTCCAAGTTTCCTTTCATCTGCCATCAAG TTTCAAGAGTGAAGACAACCGTCCAGATGATGATTCACACTGACGCCGACTTATCTGATCCAGCTACTAACACCGAAATCCTGCAGCAG CTTGGTGCAGAGCTAACAAGTCAAGGCTGGACTGACTTCAATCTGCAATGGAAGATTCAGCCcagaaaacaggaggaagagaaactcGGGGAATATTAA